A stretch of Thermococcus sp. DNA encodes these proteins:
- a CDS encoding DUF63 family protein, translating to MLESVWNYLWEFFYTYFWEPMFTRSGYNPINTFVYAFLLGLGVIYSYKYIIKPLGIKVDERLFLAVTPMVVFGSTVRALVDGGVLPKNPLILTPGIFFTAFVLILPALAVDAKIGTYPKVTISWGTLLAIWANYLLVTNAKSWEPYGLTLLHTAVSFAAVLAFYRWRPFERLYLYPVLAHYFDIASTVVAIHFYGYREVHWLENILVNYLGAYSYYPWITLILVAVYYGLRYLVPDEEERYFWYLAIYILGLGPAIRDPAQLVLQIVG from the coding sequence ATGCTGGAATCGGTGTGGAACTACCTCTGGGAATTCTTCTACACGTACTTCTGGGAACCCATGTTCACGAGGAGCGGATACAACCCGATCAACACCTTTGTCTACGCCTTCCTGCTGGGGCTGGGAGTGATATATTCATATAAGTATATAATCAAGCCCCTCGGGATAAAGGTGGACGAGAGGCTCTTTCTGGCGGTTACACCAATGGTCGTGTTCGGGTCAACGGTGAGGGCCCTCGTCGACGGGGGAGTCCTTCCAAAGAACCCCCTCATACTTACTCCAGGCATATTCTTTACGGCGTTCGTTCTGATACTCCCCGCACTCGCGGTGGACGCGAAGATTGGCACCTACCCGAAGGTAACCATATCATGGGGAACACTGCTGGCCATCTGGGCAAACTACCTCCTCGTAACAAACGCCAAGAGCTGGGAGCCCTACGGACTGACGCTACTTCACACAGCTGTCAGCTTTGCCGCAGTCCTCGCGTTCTACAGGTGGCGCCCCTTTGAAAGGCTCTACCTCTACCCGGTTCTCGCCCACTACTTTGACATAGCCTCGACGGTGGTGGCCATCCACTTCTACGGCTACCGCGAGGTGCACTGGCTGGAGAACATACTCGTGAACTACCTGGGGGCGTACTCATACTACCCGTGGATAACGCTGATACTCGTGGCGGTCTACTACGGGCTCAGATACCTGGTGCCCGACGAAGAGGAGCGCTATTTCTGGTACCTCGCAATATACATCCTCGGCCTGGGGCCGGCCATAAGAGACCCCGCCCAGCTGGTGCTTCAGATAGTGGGATGA
- a CDS encoding pyrolysin — protein sequence MKKILSAALSLLVLFSLMAVLGPTIVSAKPLSEYNVLILKNVNAWNSPAVEGTLTDMGVPYDVMSGMELQNKTAQDLIDTYDMIIIVSDQPQSFYDQIGPQMGKLEDYVKAGKVLEIHAANWGWNGGLWTTPLPRNVTIVQSYSSYDYVIANNTTLYSNYASHGYFVGLPADAEIITVQAPTGSPDYGKPSTAIYTLGNGKVFVTGLTIEYSVARKGPEWKAFYTEMIMNNLGYSRMAPTPEAPVQRGINVMLFNFYYYIQYHRNLERYNTLYEGAVAGGMDNETLRLATIQNDTAAEYYANASQYGPVVANFPRIYIFIDLRKAALHQKQAVGILEEAMADW from the coding sequence ATGAAGAAAATTTTGAGTGCAGCGTTATCGCTGCTCGTACTGTTCAGTCTGATGGCGGTGTTAGGGCCCACCATCGTTTCTGCAAAGCCGCTAAGCGAATACAACGTGCTGATCCTTAAGAACGTGAACGCGTGGAACTCGCCGGCAGTCGAGGGCACCCTCACTGACATGGGGGTTCCTTACGATGTTATGAGTGGCATGGAACTTCAGAACAAAACGGCTCAGGATCTTATAGACACGTACGACATGATCATCATTGTAAGCGACCAGCCCCAGAGCTTTTACGACCAAATAGGCCCCCAGATGGGAAAACTGGAAGACTACGTGAAGGCGGGGAAGGTTCTTGAGATTCACGCCGCCAACTGGGGATGGAATGGGGGCCTCTGGACAACGCCCCTCCCAAGGAACGTAACCATAGTGCAGAGCTATTCGAGCTACGATTACGTGATAGCCAACAACACGACGCTCTACAGCAACTACGCCAGCCACGGCTACTTCGTCGGCCTGCCGGCCGATGCGGAGATAATAACCGTCCAGGCACCCACCGGAAGCCCAGACTACGGAAAGCCAAGTACCGCGATATACACCCTCGGAAACGGTAAGGTTTTCGTTACCGGCCTGACCATTGAGTACAGCGTTGCCAGGAAAGGGCCCGAATGGAAGGCGTTCTACACCGAAATGATCATGAACAACCTCGGCTATTCCCGGATGGCCCCGACCCCGGAGGCACCGGTTCAGCGCGGAATAAACGTGATGCTGTTCAACTTCTACTACTACATCCAATACCACAGAAACCTTGAGAGGTACAACACCCTGTACGAAGGGGCCGTTGCAGGGGGCATGGACAACGAGACTCTCAGACTGGCGACCATCCAGAACGACACAGCCGCGGAGTACTACGCCAACGCGAGCCAGTACGGCCCGGTTGTGGCGAACTTTCCGAGGATCTACATCTTCATAGACCTGAGAAAGGCAGCGCTTCACCAGAAGCAGGCAGTGGGGATACTTGAAGAGGCGATGGCGGACTGGTGA
- a CDS encoding DEAD/DEAH box helicase, translated as MLFVVRPGRKKNELEAFFIENEPEKLTSMKNLKADRIYRFIMREGRLFKVLEGSQYRNPKEMEKLLRQARIVLVNAGEWEDYFRGRLQNKMVERAELCRLCLLDGRVTVLTEGNRIKYHGEYICERCAEDELKRELRFRFRSVAMFDQARKLLDRFRDLDKVLYAFDPRFDPTRHPEVTKWDELKAKHVRVEKVHLDELPLPERFKSVLKAEGVNELLPVQSLAVKHGLLEGENLLVVSATASGKTLIGELAGVPKAMKGRKMLFLVPLVALANQKYEDFKRRYSKLGLRVAIRVGMSRIKTRDELVVVDTGIDADIIVGTYEGIDYLLRAGRKIGNVGTIVIDEIHTLDDEERGPRLDGLIARLRKLYPKAQFIGLSATVGNPDELARELGLKLVLYDERPVDLERHIIIARNEGEKWRHIANLCRAEAMRKSRQGYRGQTIVFTFSRKRTHELAAYLTSKGLKAKPYHSGLPYKQRKLTEMEFLAQRLDVVVTTAALGAGVDFPASQVIFESLAMGNKWLTVREFHQMLGRAGRPLYHEKGRVYLIVEPGRKYSAQMEGSEDEVAFKLLTAPIEPVMVEWSDELEADNVLAHSCVFNRLDVIEEVQEKCLGANQSAEKVLEKLGEFGFVRLKKPLVEVTPYGRAVSMSFLLPKEAAFIRDNLGRKPAQWIAVKLLPFENLYLSGTLQRELEGTVRGRLSANVFSPSFASILEELDKVIPELSPNAAERLFTLYQEFFMCPEEECTEHAMERVSNLIIELRRNGKHPTQIAEHFRKVYGLIVYPGDVFTWLDGIVRKLEAIERIARVFRVRDAEEEARILKREIEEGRTLRRGLGEERNRDHGKPGKGHRAWKRLDGRGRRGR; from the coding sequence ATGCTCTTCGTCGTGAGACCCGGGAGAAAGAAAAACGAGCTTGAGGCATTCTTCATCGAGAACGAGCCTGAAAAGCTCACCTCAATGAAGAACCTGAAGGCTGACAGGATATACCGCTTCATAATGCGGGAGGGGAGGCTCTTCAAGGTCCTTGAGGGGAGCCAGTACAGGAACCCGAAGGAGATGGAGAAGCTCTTGAGACAGGCGAGGATAGTCCTCGTAAACGCCGGCGAGTGGGAGGACTACTTCCGGGGGAGGCTCCAGAACAAGATGGTTGAAAGGGCCGAACTCTGCCGTCTCTGCCTCCTCGACGGCAGGGTAACCGTCCTCACCGAGGGCAACCGCATTAAATACCACGGCGAGTACATATGCGAGCGCTGTGCCGAGGACGAGCTGAAGAGGGAGCTCCGCTTCAGGTTCAGGAGCGTCGCCATGTTCGACCAGGCAAGGAAGCTCCTCGACAGGTTCAGGGACCTCGACAAGGTTCTCTACGCCTTCGACCCCCGCTTCGACCCGACGAGGCACCCGGAGGTAACCAAGTGGGACGAGCTGAAGGCGAAGCACGTGCGCGTTGAGAAAGTTCACCTCGACGAGCTCCCGCTCCCTGAAAGGTTTAAATCCGTTCTCAAGGCGGAGGGCGTTAACGAGCTCCTCCCGGTTCAGAGCCTGGCGGTGAAGCACGGTCTCCTTGAGGGCGAGAACCTTCTCGTCGTTTCCGCCACGGCGAGCGGAAAAACCCTCATCGGCGAGCTGGCCGGCGTCCCCAAGGCCATGAAGGGTCGGAAAATGCTCTTCCTTGTCCCCCTCGTTGCCCTGGCAAACCAGAAGTACGAGGACTTTAAGCGGCGCTATTCTAAACTCGGTCTCCGGGTGGCCATCCGCGTTGGAATGAGCCGCATAAAGACCCGGGACGAGCTTGTTGTGGTTGATACGGGCATAGATGCCGACATCATAGTGGGAACCTACGAAGGAATAGACTACCTCCTCCGGGCGGGAAGGAAGATAGGAAACGTCGGAACCATCGTGATAGACGAGATACACACCCTCGACGACGAGGAGCGCGGGCCGAGGCTGGACGGGCTGATCGCCAGGTTGAGAAAGCTCTATCCAAAGGCCCAGTTCATAGGCCTGAGCGCCACCGTCGGAAATCCCGACGAACTGGCGAGGGAGCTTGGGCTAAAGCTGGTGCTCTACGACGAGAGGCCGGTCGATCTGGAGAGGCACATAATCATAGCGAGAAACGAGGGTGAGAAGTGGAGGCACATCGCTAACCTCTGCCGGGCGGAGGCGATGAGGAAATCCCGCCAGGGCTACAGGGGACAGACGATAGTCTTCACCTTCTCGCGCAAGAGGACGCACGAGCTGGCCGCTTACCTCACAAGCAAAGGCCTGAAAGCCAAGCCCTACCACTCCGGTTTGCCCTACAAGCAGAGGAAGCTCACCGAGATGGAGTTCTTGGCCCAGAGACTCGACGTCGTGGTCACCACGGCGGCTTTGGGAGCGGGCGTTGACTTTCCGGCCTCTCAGGTCATCTTCGAGAGCCTGGCGATGGGCAACAAGTGGCTCACCGTCAGGGAGTTCCACCAGATGCTCGGAAGAGCTGGAAGGCCGCTCTACCACGAGAAGGGCAGGGTCTATCTCATCGTCGAGCCCGGTAGGAAGTATTCCGCCCAGATGGAAGGCAGCGAGGACGAGGTTGCCTTCAAGCTTTTGACCGCTCCAATTGAGCCCGTGATGGTGGAATGGAGCGACGAGCTTGAGGCGGACAACGTTCTGGCACACTCCTGCGTCTTCAACCGGCTCGACGTCATCGAGGAGGTCCAGGAAAAGTGCCTCGGTGCCAACCAGAGCGCGGAAAAGGTTCTCGAAAAGCTTGGGGAGTTCGGCTTCGTCCGGCTCAAAAAGCCACTCGTTGAGGTCACGCCCTACGGAAGGGCCGTGAGCATGAGCTTCCTGCTCCCCAAGGAGGCAGCGTTTATAAGGGATAACCTCGGAAGGAAGCCGGCCCAGTGGATAGCCGTAAAACTCCTCCCCTTCGAGAACCTCTACCTGAGCGGAACGCTCCAGAGGGAGCTTGAGGGGACGGTTAGGGGAAGGCTGAGCGCCAACGTCTTCTCGCCGAGCTTCGCCTCCATCCTTGAGGAGCTCGATAAGGTTATTCCGGAGCTCAGCCCCAACGCCGCCGAGAGGCTCTTCACGCTCTACCAGGAGTTCTTCATGTGCCCTGAGGAGGAGTGCACCGAGCACGCGATGGAGCGCGTTAGCAACCTGATAATCGAGCTGAGGCGGAACGGAAAGCACCCCACTCAAATAGCGGAGCACTTCAGAAAGGTCTACGGCCTCATAGTCTATCCTGGTGACGTCTTTACCTGGCTCGACGGCATCGTGAGGAAGCTTGAGGCGATAGAGCGGATCGCGAGGGTCTTCCGCGTGAGGGACGCCGAGGAGGAGGCGAGGATCCTGAAGAGGGAAATCGAGGAGGGCAGGACACTACGCAGGGGTCTGGGGGAGGAGAGAAACAGAGACCACGGGAAACCGGGGAAAGGACACCGTGCCTGGAAAAGGTTGGATGGAAGAGGAAGAAGGGGCCGTTAG
- a CDS encoding Lrp/AsnC family transcriptional regulator yields the protein MPGIDEKDREILRILRKEGRITLTELGKRVGLSPASVKNRVEKLEKLGAIKGYSAIVDPAFLDEYVQAFFELKLAIDDHTIDPILRRVARLEEVQSLYRRSGERQILIRASFHNTDEVKAFAGRLKRFFGKNLERVEVTIIIDTFKENWVSGEGGRR from the coding sequence ATGCCGGGAATAGACGAAAAGGACAGGGAGATACTCAGAATCCTTAGAAAAGAGGGTAGAATAACCCTGACCGAGCTTGGGAAGAGGGTTGGCCTGTCCCCGGCCAGCGTGAAGAACAGGGTCGAAAAGCTGGAGAAGCTCGGGGCGATCAAGGGCTACTCCGCCATCGTTGACCCGGCCTTTCTCGACGAATACGTCCAGGCGTTCTTTGAGCTCAAGCTTGCCATAGACGACCACACCATCGACCCGATTCTGAGACGGGTTGCCAGGCTGGAGGAGGTTCAGAGCCTCTACCGGCGCAGCGGCGAGAGGCAGATACTCATTAGGGCGAGCTTCCACAACACGGATGAGGTCAAGGCCTTTGCCGGAAGGCTCAAACGGTTCTTCGGTAAAAACCTGGAGCGGGTTGAGGTCACAATCATAATAGACACCTTCAAGGAGAACTGGGTGTCGGGGGAGGGCGGGAGGCGCTGA
- a CDS encoding biotin transporter BioY — translation MRARDVAFAGLFAALTAVGAQISIPIGPVPITLQVFLVLLSGLVLGARLGFLSQLVYVIMGAVGMPVFANLQGGFAVLYGPTGGYIAAFPIAAFFAGYLTEKSGGKTGMVAGSLAGIGVIYLLGWLRLGLFLGGDFYRAFLLGVLPFIPVDVIKAALAVLIAGRVRKAVNLG, via the coding sequence ATGAGAGCACGTGATGTGGCATTTGCCGGTCTCTTCGCGGCCCTAACTGCGGTGGGAGCGCAGATCAGCATTCCAATAGGGCCTGTCCCCATAACACTTCAGGTCTTCCTCGTCCTCCTGAGCGGGCTCGTTCTTGGGGCAAGACTCGGCTTTTTGAGCCAGCTGGTTTACGTTATCATGGGTGCCGTGGGCATGCCGGTGTTCGCCAACCTCCAGGGAGGGTTTGCGGTTCTCTACGGGCCAACAGGCGGATACATAGCGGCCTTTCCCATCGCGGCGTTTTTTGCTGGGTATCTAACCGAGAAATCCGGAGGAAAAACCGGAATGGTCGCTGGCTCTCTCGCTGGGATAGGTGTCATATACCTCCTCGGCTGGCTGAGGCTCGGCCTGTTCCTTGGTGGAGACTTTTACAGGGCGTTTCTCCTTGGAGTGCTGCCCTTCATCCCCGTGGATGTTATAAAAGCTGCCCTGGCGGTTTTGATAGCCGGCAGGGTAAGAAAAGCGGTAAATTTGGGGTGA
- a CDS encoding energy-coupling factor ABC transporter ATP-binding protein, translating to MLRAENVWHIYENGREALKGVDFEMGEEIVALVGQNGSGKTTLVKHFNGLLKPTKGRVTVDGMDTREHTVAELSKIVGYVFQNPEHMFFEENVFREVAFGPRNLGLSEDEVERRVRWALKTVNLEGYEDRAPYSLSGGEKQRLAIACVLAMKPRYLILDEPTTGLDARNAAGVIKTIRELREGGHGILLITHDMDLVLELAERVVLLHEGRKVFDGPVDKFFSLELHDYGLEKPELLRISEKLGIGFVRSASEVINALAGGSR from the coding sequence ATGCTGAGGGCTGAGAACGTCTGGCATATCTACGAGAACGGGAGAGAAGCGCTGAAGGGCGTAGACTTCGAGATGGGCGAGGAGATAGTGGCCCTCGTAGGCCAGAACGGGAGCGGAAAGACTACGCTGGTGAAGCACTTCAACGGGCTCCTGAAGCCCACAAAGGGCAGGGTTACCGTCGACGGAATGGACACCAGGGAGCACACCGTCGCCGAGCTGAGCAAAATAGTCGGTTACGTCTTCCAGAACCCCGAGCACATGTTCTTTGAGGAGAACGTCTTCAGGGAGGTTGCATTCGGGCCAAGGAACCTCGGCCTAAGCGAGGACGAGGTCGAGAGGAGGGTGAGGTGGGCACTGAAGACAGTCAACCTTGAGGGCTACGAAGACAGGGCACCATACTCCCTCAGCGGCGGTGAGAAGCAGAGACTGGCGATAGCCTGCGTCCTGGCGATGAAGCCAAGGTACCTCATTCTGGACGAACCCACGACCGGCCTGGACGCCAGAAACGCCGCAGGGGTCATCAAGACCATACGCGAACTGAGAGAAGGCGGCCATGGAATACTCCTCATCACCCACGATATGGACCTGGTTCTGGAGCTGGCAGAGAGGGTAGTCCTGCTGCATGAGGGGAGGAAGGTCTTTGACGGCCCGGTGGATAAGTTCTTCTCCCTTGAACTCCACGACTACGGGCTTGAAAAACCAGAACTCCTCAGAATAAGTGAAAAACTCGGGATAGGATTCGTCAGGAGTGCCTCAGAGGTTATAAACGCCCTGGCGGGTGGTTCACGATGA
- a CDS encoding molybdenum cofactor guanylyltransferase yields MKALILAFPEKRWENYTIPVNDEPVVKLTERRLLMSKRIDETLTVVRKDKLKTYSLHVLNPVPVSAKNKMEALLKAMPDGPFFLAEGNMPLIMPFLVNYLIGLFYENEPEALIPVWKDGTAEVTHAIYEPDALEGAINASLAEGYRSLSRITEFLDYELLPVEELAKRNPKVTLSFFRVRNSFDVRFAAETLRKL; encoded by the coding sequence ATGAAAGCCCTCATCCTCGCGTTCCCGGAGAAGCGGTGGGAGAACTACACGATACCCGTAAACGATGAACCTGTGGTGAAGCTCACCGAGAGGAGACTCCTGATGAGTAAGAGGATAGACGAGACCCTCACCGTCGTAAGAAAGGACAAACTCAAAACCTACTCCCTCCACGTCCTGAATCCCGTTCCGGTAAGCGCGAAGAATAAAATGGAGGCCCTCCTGAAAGCGATGCCGGACGGGCCCTTCTTCCTCGCCGAGGGCAACATGCCCCTGATAATGCCCTTTCTCGTGAACTACCTTATAGGTCTTTTCTACGAGAACGAGCCGGAGGCGCTGATACCGGTCTGGAAGGACGGGACGGCGGAGGTTACGCACGCAATATACGAGCCTGACGCCCTGGAGGGCGCTATAAACGCTTCCCTTGCAGAGGGATACCGGAGCTTAAGCCGGATCACCGAGTTCCTCGACTACGAACTGCTGCCAGTCGAGGAGCTGGCAAAGAGAAACCCCAAGGTGACGCTGAGCTTCTTCAGGGTGAGGAACTCCTTTGACGTTAGATTCGCGGCCGAGACACTCAGGAAGCTGTGA
- a CDS encoding energy-coupling factor transporter transmembrane protein EcfT — MIYPFYFESDSLLHSLDPRVKIIGTLAGIAAIMLYNDPIFLIPLFFLTLIAARALGKIEIREVLHLLKPLLPIVIITIVIWPLIYRPRLEGLLFGISFSMRLLTFALLTFILLMTTSQRDLILGFVKLGMPYEFGLTISIALRYIPTLYILTGNIMDAQKSRGWEIEKGNFLVRIRRMSAVLIPLLVASLKTAHELSIALESRALGATKKRTFLHDIEMTGRDYAATAVVLLLFALALYVRYGLGLGHISMYG, encoded by the coding sequence ATGATATACCCCTTCTACTTCGAGAGTGACTCCCTGCTCCACAGCCTCGATCCAAGGGTCAAGATAATCGGGACCCTCGCCGGAATCGCCGCGATAATGCTCTACAATGACCCCATTTTCCTGATTCCGCTGTTCTTTCTCACGCTCATAGCGGCGAGGGCACTTGGAAAGATTGAGATCCGGGAGGTGCTCCACCTTTTGAAGCCTCTCCTTCCGATAGTCATAATAACCATCGTGATATGGCCCTTGATATACAGGCCGAGGCTTGAGGGGCTTCTCTTCGGCATCTCCTTCTCGATGCGCCTCCTGACGTTTGCCCTGCTGACGTTCATACTCCTGATGACGACGAGCCAGCGCGACCTGATCCTCGGCTTTGTGAAACTGGGCATGCCCTACGAGTTTGGCCTGACGATCTCGATAGCCCTCCGCTACATCCCCACCCTCTACATCCTGACGGGCAACATCATGGACGCCCAGAAGAGCAGGGGATGGGAAATAGAGAAGGGCAACTTCCTCGTGCGGATCAGGAGGATGAGCGCCGTCCTGATACCCCTGCTTGTGGCGTCCCTCAAGACTGCCCACGAGCTGAGCATAGCCCTTGAGAGCCGCGCCCTCGGCGCCACCAAGAAGAGGACGTTTCTCCACGACATCGAGATGACGGGCAGGGACTACGCCGCCACGGCCGTTGTCCTGCTGCTCTTTGCCCTGGCTCTCTACGTTCGCTACGGCCTCGGGCTCGGACATATAAGCATGTACGGCTAG
- a CDS encoding PIN domain-containing protein — MSQAMVKKGTPIPAVDAIIAAVAINRELTLFTEDRHFEWVREEFKELKIHTV, encoded by the coding sequence ATTTCGCAGGCGATGGTGAAAAAGGGAACGCCGATTCCGGCGGTTGATGCCATCATTGCGGCCGTTGCAATAAACCGTGAGCTGACACTCTTCACGGAGGACAGGCACTTCGAGTGGGTAAGGGAGGAGTTCAAAGAGTTGAAAATCCACACCGTGTAG
- a CDS encoding biotin--[acetyl-CoA-carboxylase] ligase, which produces MRGLIKDSPVKRGILSMLREGDTVSGDRMARELGVSRVSVWKHIKELQTLGYGIEATGRGYRLVSTPGKPYPWELDVRSYYLLKTPSTMEVAGKLAERGEPEWTFVIAEEQTAGRARRGGRWLSKRGGLYFSVILRPRMRLTEVGNLMKPSLKAVARTLGDYKIPVEVLDEGIYVGEKKIAGVLLEAAGELDMVRYAVIGVGLNVSNPVPGDATSMARVLGRAPPLLEVSRRLFGELRFSLGTFLNQPAEVESDAEG; this is translated from the coding sequence ATGAGAGGGTTGATAAAGGACAGTCCCGTAAAGAGGGGAATACTGTCCATGCTGAGGGAAGGAGACACCGTGTCAGGGGACAGGATGGCCAGGGAACTGGGCGTTTCAAGGGTCTCCGTGTGGAAGCACATTAAAGAGCTCCAGACCCTTGGATACGGCATAGAAGCCACCGGAAGAGGGTACCGGCTCGTTTCCACCCCAGGAAAGCCCTACCCCTGGGAGCTCGACGTCAGGAGCTACTACCTTCTGAAGACGCCGTCAACTATGGAGGTCGCGGGGAAGCTTGCGGAGAGGGGGGAACCCGAGTGGACGTTTGTCATAGCGGAAGAGCAGACCGCTGGGAGGGCCCGGCGGGGAGGGCGGTGGCTTTCAAAGAGGGGTGGCCTGTACTTCTCGGTGATTCTGAGACCAAGGATGAGGCTTACAGAGGTAGGGAATCTCATGAAGCCCTCCCTCAAAGCGGTGGCGAGAACCCTCGGGGACTACAAGATACCCGTGGAGGTTCTTGATGAGGGGATTTATGTGGGGGAGAAAAAGATAGCGGGCGTCCTTCTGGAGGCGGCGGGAGAGCTGGACATGGTCAGGTACGCGGTTATTGGGGTGGGACTGAACGTTTCCAACCCAGTGCCGGGTGATGCAACGTCCATGGCACGTGTGCTCGGAAGGGCGCCCCCGCTCCTTGAGGTCTCAAGGAGGCTGTTCGGGGAGCTCAGGTTCTCACTGGGAACTTTTTTAAATCAGCCGGCGGAAGTGGAAAGCGATGCTGAGGGCTGA